A region of the Synechococcus sp. PCC 7502 genome:
TTGAAATCGATATTGAAATAATTCTGTAACTAATTTCTCTTCGTCTGCCAAAGCCGCCAAGCAGTTACGAATATCACCGGGAGGTAATACCCCATGTTCTCGCCTCAATCTGCCCGAAGAACCGCCATCATCAGCCACTGTCACGATCGCCGTAATATTGGCACTGTACCTTTTTAGTCCCCTTAATAAATTCGATAACCCTGTACCACCGCCGATCGCTACCAATTTGGCACCACGATGCAGTTTATGGTGAGTGAGCAGTTTATCCACTAGCTGCTGATCATCATCGGGCATCAGTACTTGGGTAATTGATGCCAAAACCTGTTTATGTCCCATCCACAGCAATGTCAGTCCGCCAATAATTGCCAAGGGACCACTAATATAATTGGGTAAAAGATTAACTATGCCCTCGGTAATAGTGCTAAGCACACGGCTAATAAATAATACAGGGCGCAGTTTGATCGAAATTGCCAAGCCCAAAACAATCAGAATCCCGCCCACAAAACTTAAAAACAGCCATCTTTTTACCAACAAGCCCGGTTGCAGCCATTTAAACCATGAACCTTTACTACTTTTAGTTCGGATATTTGTCACTGGACGAGTACGCACCCGCCCACGGGAAGATTTTGCCATCGTCTTTTTGGCTACGGTTCTAATTGCCACAAATATGTACCACTACTTCACGATTACGACCTAAACTGCGATGTTCCCATACATAAATACCCTGCCAAGTTCCTAATGTTAAACACCCTTGAGCAATTGGAATCGTTTCAGAAGTGCTAGTTAAGGCAGTGCGAATATGGGCAGGCATATCATCATCACCCTCACTGGCATGAATGTAAAGTTGACTATTCTCTGGCACTAATCTAGCAAAAAAATTTTCTAAGTCAATTAAGACATCGGGATCGGCATTTTCTTGAATGATCAAACTGGCAGAGGAGTGCCGTAAAAATAATGTACAAATACCGA
Encoded here:
- a CDS encoding secondary thiamine-phosphate synthase enzyme YjbQ encodes the protein MLVTNHSQTILPIPTSGKKLHDITKQVQAVVKNSGVQIGICTLFLRHSSASLIIQENADPDVLIDLENFFARLVPENSQLYIHASEGDDDMPAHIRTALTSTSETIPIAQGCLTLGTWQGIYVWEHRSLGRNREVVVHICGN